The Lactuca sativa cultivar Salinas chromosome 2, Lsat_Salinas_v11, whole genome shotgun sequence genome includes a window with the following:
- the LOC111915510 gene encoding U-box domain-containing protein 15, which produces MEEEKELSKCNNCRIVRDVVEELIGIVEAAKSMGEFRGTQKKESQMLQRRLRQCLPLLEELRDLDAQIPEDCISCLHRLKRAFVLAKKLLKTCHAGSKIYLVLETDAMLSRFNSVYDKLNHAMDGFPYKEIGISEEVKEQVELMCMQLKRAKPRMDNQDMELTTDMMTVLSTDTDRISECEAIKRLANKLSLNTLEELRVETIVIRKLVKERRGQNAEGTEKIINLLDKFKRFAGIEQANVLDDPAPCNRTLQKCASITIPFEFLCPITLEMMRDPVIVATGQTYERASIQQWLDSDHQTCPKTGLHLTHTALAPNVALHNLILQWCETNNYQLPKKDPPPPPKITRADKVITLIQNLSSSQLQIQRKAVTKIRMISRESPESRVLIADNGGIPPLVQLLSYPDSKIQEHAVTALLNLSIDDKIKKQVSKENPIPAIIEILQNGTIGAKENSAAALFSLSMIDENKTLIGASNGIPPLINLLTEGTIRGKKDAATALFNLTLSHPNKVRAIEGGAIKPLLKMLENERLDMVGEALSVLLLLAAHPDGRKELGQLSFIETLVKFMRQGTPKNKECASAVLLKLCLNNSNLLLAALQYGVYEHVVDISQNGTKRGQKKAGAIFQLMNKGDRFLSRT; this is translated from the exons ATGGAAGAAGAAAAGGAGTTATCGAAGTGTAATAATTGCAGAATCGTTAGGGATGTTGTTGAAGAGTTGATTGGGATTGTCGAAGCTGCTAAATCAATGGGAGAATTTCGAGGAACGCAGAAGAAAGAGAGCCAAATGCTCCAAAGGCGATTGAGGCAGTGTCTGCCATTGTTGGAAGAGCTTCGTGATCTTGATGCACAGATTCCCGAGGATTGTATATCATGTTTGCATAGATTGAAAAGAGCGTTTGTTCTGGCAAAGAAATTGTTGAAGACTTGTCATGCTGGAAGCAAAATTTATCTG GTATTGGAAACAGATGCAATGCTAAGCAGATTCAATAGTGTTTATGATAAATTGAATCATGCAATGGACGGATTTCCATACAAAGAAATTGGAATTTCAGAAGAAGTTAAAGAACAA GTGGAGTTAATGTGTATGCAACTTAAAAGAGCCAAACCCCGAATGGACAATCAAGACATGGAACTCACCACAGACATGATGACCGTATTGTCAACCGACACTGACCGGATATCTGAATGTGAAGCTATTAAAAGATTGGCAAACAAGTTATCCTTAAACACTCTTGAGGAATTAAGGGTTGAAACTATTGTTATAAGGAAACTTGTGAAAGAAAGAAGAGGACAAAATGCTGAAGGAACCGAAAAGATTATAAACCTTCTTGATAAATTTAAAAGATTTGCGGGAATTGAACAAGCTAATGTTCTTGATGATCCTGCTCCATGTAATAGAACGCTACAAAAATGTGCGTCTATCACGATTCCATTTGAGTTTTTGTGTCCAATCACTTTGGAAATGATGAGGGATCCTGTCATTGTTGCAACGGGTCAG ACATACGAGAGAGCAAGCATACAACAATGGCTGGATTCCGACCACCAAACCTGCCCAAAAACCGGCCTACATTTAACCCACACCGCCTTAGCACCAAACGTCGCCCTCCACAACCTAATCCTCCAATGGTGCGAAACCAACAACTACCAACTCCCCAAAAAAGACCCGCCGCCGCCGCCCAAAATCACCCGCGCCGACAAAGTCATAACCCTAATCCAAAACCTTTCCTCCAGCCAATTACAAATCCAACGAAAAGCCGTGACCAAAATCCGTATGATTTCTCGAGAATCCCCGGAAAGCCGAGTTTTAATCGCCGACAACGGCGGAATTCCGCCGCTCGTCCAGCTCCTTTCCTACCCCGATTCCAAAATCCAAGAACACGCCGTCACCGCCTTACTAAACCTCTCAATCGACGACAAAATCAAGAAACAAGTATCAAAAGAGAATCCGATTCCGGCGATAATCGAAATCCTCCAAAACGGAACCATCGGAGCTAAAGAAAACTCCGCCGCAGCATTGTTTAGCTTATCGATGATCGACGAAAACAAAACGTTGATTGGAGCTTCAAACGGAATTCCGCCATTGATCAATTTGTTAACCGAAGGAACAATCCGCGGCAAAAAAGACGCCGCTACCGCTTTGTTTAACTTAACGCTTTCGCATCCAAACAAAGTCAGAGCAATCGAAGGTGGCGCCATTAAACCTTTACTGAAAATGCTTGAAAACGAGAGGTTAGACATGGTTGGTGAAGCTCTTTCGGTGCTTTTACTACTTGCAGCGCATCCTGATGGGAGGAAGGAATTGGGGCAACTTTCGTTTATTGAAACTCTTGTGAAGTTTATGCGACAAGGGACCCCGAAGAATAAAGAATGTGCAAGTGCAGTCCTTCTAAAACTTTGTTTGAACAATTCTAACCTTTTGTTGGCTGCACTTCAGTATGGGGTTTATGAGCACGTGGTGGATATTTCGCAGAATGGGACAAAACGTGGGCAGAAAAAGGCGGGTGCGATTTTTCAGCTTATGAATAAAGGTGACAGATTTCTTTCTAGAACGTAG
- the LOC111915509 gene encoding G2/mitotic-specific cyclin-2 encodes MAGTNENLPDVIRPTRPQGGGGGGGGLKAGCGKPVAPLGQNRRALSDINKNIIRAPPAYPYAANGLPGKKPIATKKPVPVRRPITRTISAQTTTKPSLPLPTGKPSFPLPEGKKPKVQIIPDEIDTEDLNIIDVEDDFNAPMFVQHTEAMLDEIDKMDEDVYEEPLLDIDNADKGNPLAVVEYIDEIFAHYRKQEVLTCVSPTYMSQQHDITDRMRGILIDWLVEVHYKFELMEETLYLTVNLIDRFLERQTVSRKKLQLVGVTAMLLACKYEEISVPVVEDFIVISDKAYTRSEVLDMEKVMVNTLQFNLSVPTPYVFTKRFLKAAQSQKELEALAFYLMDLCLVEYEMVKFPPSLLAAAAVFTAECTLNGSKKWTKTTQLHSHYSQHQLLECSKMMVSLHQKSGTGKLVSVFKKYGTSKYGHVARTQSPAHFMLEPRFWD; translated from the exons ATGGCTGGTACAAATGAAAATCTTCCAGATGTAATCCGCCCTACAAGACCACAAG gaggaggaggaggaggagggggaTTAAAGGCAGGATGTGGGAAACCAGTGGCCCCACTTGGTCAAAACAGGAGGGCATTGAGTGATATCAACAAGAACATCATCAGAGCTCCACCAGCATATCCTTATGCTGCTAACGGATTACCAGG AAAAAAACCAATCGCTACTAAGAAACCTGTTCCAGTTCGTCGACCCATTACTAG GACTATTAGTGCACAAACGACAACCAAACCATCACTTCCCTTGCCCACTGGCAAACCATCATTTCCCTTACCTGAG GGTAAGAAGCCAAAAGTCCAAATTATCCCTGATGAGATTGACACTGAAGACTTGAACATCATTGATGTTGAAGATGATTTTAATGCACCGATGTTTGTTCAACATACAGAAGCTATGCTGGATGAAATAGACAAGATG GATGAAGATGTATACGAGGAGCCTCTTTTGGACATTGACAATGCTGATAAGGGTAATCCTTTGGCAGTGGTTGAGTACATTGATGAAATTTTCGCACACTACCGAAAACAAGAG GTATTGACTTGTGTTTCACCAACATACATGTCACAACAACATGACATAACAGACAGGATGAGAGGCATTCTCATCGATTGGCTAGTTGAG GTTCATTACAAATTTGAACTGATGGAAGAGACGTTATATCTAACGGTCAACCTCATTGACCGATTCCTGGAACGTCAGACCGTGTCAAGGAAGAAGCTCCAGCTTGTTGGGGTGACAGCCATGCTTCTTGCATGCAAATATGAAGAAATCTCAGTCCCTGTTGTTGAGGACTTTATTGTAATTTCAGACAAGGCTTACACTAGATCAGAAGTTCTTGACATG GAGAAGGTAATGGTGAATACCCTTCAGTTCAATCTCTCGGTTCCCACTCCATATGTGTTTACTAAAAGATTTCTCAAAGCTGCACAATCTCAGAAAGAG TTGGAGGCATTAGCATTCTATTTGATGGATCTGTGTCTTGTGGAGTATGAAATGGTGAAATTCCCACCTTCTTTACTGGCAGCAGCTGCAGTCTTCACTGCAGAATGCACTCTCAATGGCTCAAAGAAATGGACAAAAACAACTCAACTCCATTCACACTATTCTCAGCATCAACTTTT GGAATGCTCGAAGATGATGGTTAGTTTACACCAAAAATCAGGCACAGGGAAACTTGTTTCAGTGTTCAAGAAATATGGCACTTCCAAATATGGCCATGTGGCACGAACCCAGTCTCCTGCTCACTTCATGTTGGAGCCAAGATTCTGGGATTGA